A genome region from Gigantopelta aegis isolate Gae_Host chromosome 3, Gae_host_genome, whole genome shotgun sequence includes the following:
- the LOC121367793 gene encoding mediator of RNA polymerase II transcription subunit 31-like, translated as MAGRGGGIPYVPGTESDEQQKIRFQVELEFVQCLANPNYLNFLAQRNYFKIPAFINYLKYLQYWKEQKYAKFLKYPQCLHFLELLQYEHFRKELVNAQCAKFLDDQQLLHWQHYQRKRMELLQTQAEINQQKQEKKQS; from the exons AATCTGACGAGCAACAAAAAATCAGGTTTCAAGTGGAACTGGAATTTGTACAGTGCCTTGCTAATCCAAACTACCTCAATT TTTTGGCACAACGTAACTATTTCAAGATTCCAGCCTTCATCAATTACCTCAAATATCTTCAGTACTGGAAGGAGCAAAAATATGCAAAGTTCCTCAA GTACCCTCAGTGCCTCCATTTCCTTGAACTCCTGCAGTATGAACATTTCCGCAAGGAGTTGGTGAACGCTCAGTGTGCCAAGTTCCTTGATGACCAGCAGCTCCTCCACTGGCAGCACTACCAGAGGAAACGGATGGAGCTGCTCCAGACTCAGGCGGAAATCAACCAGCAAAAACAGGAGAAAAAACAATCTTAG